In the Pontibacillus sp. HMF3514 genome, ATCCAAAGCGGAGTTGTCCAGTCAGCCCATGATATTGCTGAAGGTGGATTAGCTGTTGCATTGGCTGAATGTTTATTTGATCAGGAACTTGGATGTGATGTGGCTCTTTCAGGAGATATAGGGACTGAACTTTTCTCTGAAACACAATCACGCTTTGTCGTGTCGGTGTCAAAAGAAGACGCTTCAGACTTTGAAAAAATGGTAGACGATGCCCGTTTGATTGGAACAGTAAAGGATGAGTCAAACATGAGCATCAACCATAACGATACTCCTATTCTTAACCTACCCACACACGAATTGAAACAAGCTTGGAAGGAGGCAATTCCGTGCCAACTGAAATCAAAGGGTTAAATGAAGAATGTGGCGTTTTTGCTGTATGGGGACATGAGGATGCTGCACAACTCACTTATTATGGTTTACACAGTCTTCAGCACCGTGGGCAAGAAGGTGCTGGAATCGTCGTAACAGATGGGGAACAATTGAAAGTTGAAAAAGGCCTTGGCTTGATGACAGACGTATTTGATGCGCAGCGATTTGAACGACTGAATGGTCATGGAGCAATCGGGCATGTACGCTATGCCACACAAGGTGGGGGAGGATATGAAAATGTGCAGCCCCTTGTATTTCGCTCTCAACAAAATAGCCTTGCCTTAGCTCATAATGGGAATCTTGTAAATGCTCATGCGCTCAAACGTCAACTTGAGGCGCAGGGAAGTATTTTACAAACGACCTCAGATACAGAAGTTGTTGCACACCTTATTCGTCGAAGTGGATCCCTTCCTATTAATGAAGGTATAAAGCAGGCACTAACGATGCTGAAAGGTGCCTATGCGTTTGTCATGATGACGGAGGATCAATTGTTTGTGGCACTTGATCCTCGAGGGTTGCGCCCGTTATCACTTGGGAAAATGGGAGATTCCTATGTTGTTTCTTCTGAGACATGTGCCTTTGACGTAGTTGGTGCAGATTATGTTCGGGAGATTGAACCAGGAGAGATGGTTGTCATTGATGATAACGGCATTCATTCTGAGCGATTTGCTTCCCCTATTCAACGGACGTTGTGCTCGATGGAATATGTGTATTTTTCTCGTCCTGATAGCAATCTTGATGGGGTTAATGTTCATTCGGCTCGTAAGCGAATGGGGAAAAAATTAGCTATAGAATCTCCGATTGAAGCAGATGTTGTAACAGGTGTACCAGACTCTAGTATTTCAGCTGCCATTGGGTATGCGGAGTACTCAGGTATCCCTTATGAGCTTGGTTTAATCAAAAATCGTTATGTTGCACGTACCTTTATTCAACCTTCTCAAGAATTAAGAGAGCAAGGTGTCAAAATGAAGCTTTCAGCTGTCCGAGGAATCGTGGAAGGAAAACGTGTCGTGATGGTGGATGATTCTATTGTGCGCGGTACAACAAGTAGACGAATTGTAACAATGCTGAAAGAAGCAGGTGCAAAAGAAGTGCATGTACGAATCGGTGCACCTCCCATTCAAAATCCATGCTATTACGGAATAGATACTTCAGAAAAAGAGGAACTTATTGCTGGTAAGCACAATGTGGAAGAAATACGAGACATGATTGGTGCAGATAGCTTGGCCTTTTTATCTGTTGAGGGCTTGCAACAGGCGATCGGAAAACGGGAAGAAAGCCTGATGCATGGACATTGCCAGGCATGTTTTACCGGATCTTATCCAACTGAAATCTTCCCGGAAACAGTCCATCCATATGAAAAAGCGTAGAGGGGTGACGTTGTGAGAGAGTCATACAAACAAGCTGGAGTAGATGTAGAAGCAGGGTACAAAGCTGTTGAAGGTATGAAAAAACATATCGAGCGTACGAAACGACCAGAAGTTATGGGGGAGATCGGTCGATTTGGAGGTATGTTTGATCTATCTTTCCTAACATATGATGAACCTGTTCTTATATCAGGTACAGATGGTGTAGGTACGAAGCTGAAAATTGCTTTTGACACAAATCGACATGACACCATCGGGATTGATGCCGTAGCGATGTGTGTGAATGATATCATCGCTCAAGGTGCAGACCCACTCTTTTTCCTTGATTATATCTCCTGTGGGAAGAATGATCCTAAGCAAATAGAAGACATCGTAAAAGGTATTTCGGAGGGGTGTGTTCAATCTGGCTGTGCACTTATTGGAGGTGAAACAGCAGAAATGCCTGGCATGTATCCTGAAGGAGAATATGACCTTGCTGGCTTTGTGGTAGGCATTGCTGAAAAACAAAATATCATTACGGGTGAAGATATTGAACCTGGTGATGTCTTGATAGGAATTGGATCAAGCGGTATTCATTCCAACGGGTACTCCCTTGTTAGAAAAGTGATTCATGACAAAGAAATGGAACTTAATCAAGACTATGGCATTTTTGATCAATCACTGGCTGAAGTGCTTCTCACCCCTACAAAAATCTATGCGGAAGCCATTAAAGCTTTGAAAAAAGAAGTGTATGTGAAAGGGATATCCCATATAACAGGTGGAGGGTTTGATGAAAATATACCGCGCATGCTTCCGTCTTCTTACGGGGCAATAATTGAAAAAGGAGCCTGGGAAGTTCCGAAAATATTTTCATTTTTGCAACGTTTGGGTGCGTTGAATGAACCGGATATGTACAGTGTATTTAATATGGGAATCGGCATGGTTGTGGCGGTTTCACCTGATGATGTGGATAATGCGTTAAAAGAGTTACATGCGTCGGGAGAAAAAGCATGGTCCATCGGTCAAGTAACATATAGCTCGGGGGTTCGTTACCGATGAAACAAAATATCTCAATTTTTGCCTCAGGTAGTGGATCTAATTTTGATAGGATTGCTCTAAAAGCTTTAGGAGGGGAATTACCTTGTGATGTAAAGCTGTTAGTATGCGATAAACCTGATGCTCCAGTTATCCAAAAAGCGGAAACGCTCGGTATAGAGACTCTAGTTTTTCAGCCAAAAACCTTTTCGAATAAGCAAGCTTATGAAAAAATGATTGTACAACGATTAGAAGCTCTAGAAGTGGATTGGCTGATTTTAGCAGGCTATATGCGATTGTTAGGTGAAACGATGCTTGAGGCTTATCAAGGGAAGATTTTAAACACTCACCCATCTTTGCTTCCTTCATTTCCAGGTAAGGATGCTGTTGGGCAAGCGCTTGATGCAAAAGTAAAGAAGACTGGTGTAACCGTTCATTTTGTTGATGAGGGAATGGATACTGGACCGATTATTCAGCAGGAATCTGTTGAAGTCACGCCATATGATGATCGAGAATCCTTGCAACGTAAAATACAAAAAATCGAGCACGAGTTATATCCAATCGTTATTCATAGATGTTTAGAAGGAGAGATTAAACCATGCCACAAACGAAACGTGCACTCTTAAGCGTATCGAATAAAGAAGGAATTGTAGATTTTGCTAAGCAACTGATTACATTGGGATATGAACTGATATCTACTGGAGGAACCAAACGTACGCTAGAAGAAGCGGGACTTCATGTGATGTCTATCTCGGATGTGACGGATTTTCCAGAGATTTTGGAAGGTCGCGTTAAAACGTTACATCCTAATGTACACGCTGGTCTATTAGCGAAACGAAATGGATCGGATCACATGAAACAGTTAGATGAGTTAGATATCAAACTGATCGATTTAGTTGTTGTAAACTTATATCCTTTCAAAGAAACAATCTCTAAAAAAGACGTAACGGAAACGGAAGCGATTGAGAACATCGATATTGGTGGTCCAACGATGTTACGTGCAGCGGCTAAAAACTTTGAAAGTGTGACAGTTGTGGTTGATCCACGTGATTACCCTGAGCTAATTATGAGTATGAAAGATAGAGAATTATCACATGAAGAGCGTAAACGTCTGGCTGGAAAGGTTTATCAGCATACAGCAGCTTATGACACTCTAATCGCGCAGTATTTTCAAGACTCGCAAGATGAACAGTCACCTGAGCAATATTCCGTTACATATGAAAAAGTCCAAGATCTCCGTTATGGAGAAAACCCACACCAGAAAGCTGGTTTTTATAAGGATCCTTTATATAAAGGAGCTTCCCTTGCGAATGCTGAGCAATTAAACGGAAAAGAGCTATCTTATAATAATATCCAAGATGCGAATGCAGCTTTACAAATGGTGCTTGAATATAAGCAGCCAGCAGCTGTTGCTGTGAAGCATATGAATCCTTGTGGTGTAGGTGTAGGAGAGGATCTCTTTACAGCATACTCTCGAGC is a window encoding:
- the purF gene encoding amidophosphoribosyltransferase, translated to MPTEIKGLNEECGVFAVWGHEDAAQLTYYGLHSLQHRGQEGAGIVVTDGEQLKVEKGLGLMTDVFDAQRFERLNGHGAIGHVRYATQGGGGYENVQPLVFRSQQNSLALAHNGNLVNAHALKRQLEAQGSILQTTSDTEVVAHLIRRSGSLPINEGIKQALTMLKGAYAFVMMTEDQLFVALDPRGLRPLSLGKMGDSYVVSSETCAFDVVGADYVREIEPGEMVVIDDNGIHSERFASPIQRTLCSMEYVYFSRPDSNLDGVNVHSARKRMGKKLAIESPIEADVVTGVPDSSISAAIGYAEYSGIPYELGLIKNRYVARTFIQPSQELREQGVKMKLSAVRGIVEGKRVVMVDDSIVRGTTSRRIVTMLKEAGAKEVHVRIGAPPIQNPCYYGIDTSEKEELIAGKHNVEEIRDMIGADSLAFLSVEGLQQAIGKREESLMHGHCQACFTGSYPTEIFPETVHPYEKA
- the purM gene encoding phosphoribosylformylglycinamidine cyclo-ligase, whose amino-acid sequence is MRESYKQAGVDVEAGYKAVEGMKKHIERTKRPEVMGEIGRFGGMFDLSFLTYDEPVLISGTDGVGTKLKIAFDTNRHDTIGIDAVAMCVNDIIAQGADPLFFLDYISCGKNDPKQIEDIVKGISEGCVQSGCALIGGETAEMPGMYPEGEYDLAGFVVGIAEKQNIITGEDIEPGDVLIGIGSSGIHSNGYSLVRKVIHDKEMELNQDYGIFDQSLAEVLLTPTKIYAEAIKALKKEVYVKGISHITGGGFDENIPRMLPSSYGAIIEKGAWEVPKIFSFLQRLGALNEPDMYSVFNMGIGMVVAVSPDDVDNALKELHASGEKAWSIGQVTYSSGVRYR
- the purN gene encoding phosphoribosylglycinamide formyltransferase; translated protein: MKQNISIFASGSGSNFDRIALKALGGELPCDVKLLVCDKPDAPVIQKAETLGIETLVFQPKTFSNKQAYEKMIVQRLEALEVDWLILAGYMRLLGETMLEAYQGKILNTHPSLLPSFPGKDAVGQALDAKVKKTGVTVHFVDEGMDTGPIIQQESVEVTPYDDRESLQRKIQKIEHELYPIVIHRCLEGEIKPCHKRNVHS
- the purH gene encoding bifunctional phosphoribosylaminoimidazolecarboxamide formyltransferase/IMP cyclohydrolase; its protein translation is MPQTKRALLSVSNKEGIVDFAKQLITLGYELISTGGTKRTLEEAGLHVMSISDVTDFPEILEGRVKTLHPNVHAGLLAKRNGSDHMKQLDELDIKLIDLVVVNLYPFKETISKKDVTETEAIENIDIGGPTMLRAAAKNFESVTVVVDPRDYPELIMSMKDRELSHEERKRLAGKVYQHTAAYDTLIAQYFQDSQDEQSPEQYSVTYEKVQDLRYGENPHQKAGFYKDPLYKGASLANAEQLNGKELSYNNIQDANAALQMVLEYKQPAAVAVKHMNPCGVGVGEDLFTAYSRAFEADPVSIFGGIVALNREVDKETAAKMKEIFLEIIIAPSFSQEAMELLTEKKNLRLLKIDTEHSDSASSLITSVRGGVLVQDADQGTLEDVTISVPTDRRPTEQEWEDLQFAWKVVKHVKSNAIVLAKGQQTVGVGAGQMNRVGAAKIAFEQADEKAEGSALASDAFFPMPDTVEAAAEAGVKAIIQPGGSKRDQDSIDACNKHGIAMVFTGMRHFKH